Proteins found in one Ensifer canadensis genomic segment:
- a CDS encoding autoinducer binding domain-containing protein, with amino-acid sequence MDRNGMMNRSLEALNAATSRQDVSKVIHDLRDHYKLSNITYRGFRRFSADKIQSTIVISTSDPEWFRQYDDREFFMIDPIVNRARGSPLPLDWDIIDRRSKTTRHYFSEMMRFKIGDRGLSMQISPPNGPPGLFTFMAKGTSDSEWQALRWRCEADMLFFGQHVHYHVLRIGSSLERSGLLTERACTCLELVLNGHKPECIGKLLGLSIHTVRMHLRHAQKRLNCQTLPQTVGKALELGIIKKHERLLPL; translated from the coding sequence GTGGATCGAAACGGCATGATGAACCGAAGTTTGGAAGCTCTGAACGCGGCAACATCGCGCCAAGATGTATCGAAGGTGATCCACGACCTCCGCGATCATTATAAACTGTCAAACATCACGTATCGGGGCTTCAGACGATTTAGCGCCGACAAGATCCAATCTACCATCGTCATATCGACGAGTGATCCGGAGTGGTTTCGGCAATACGATGATCGGGAATTCTTCATGATCGATCCCATTGTCAATAGAGCGCGCGGCTCTCCCTTGCCGCTAGACTGGGACATCATTGACCGGAGATCGAAAACAACTCGGCACTATTTCTCTGAGATGATGCGTTTCAAGATCGGCGACCGTGGGCTTTCGATGCAGATATCGCCGCCGAACGGTCCGCCCGGCCTATTCACATTCATGGCCAAGGGAACTAGCGATTCGGAGTGGCAAGCACTGCGATGGCGATGTGAGGCCGATATGCTATTTTTCGGCCAGCATGTGCATTATCACGTGCTGCGAATCGGCTCGTCGTTAGAACGCTCTGGTCTTTTAACGGAACGCGCATGTACATGCTTGGAACTCGTGCTGAATGGGCACAAGCCGGAGTGCATTGGCAAATTGCTTGGCCTATCGATTCACACCGTGAGAATGCATCTGCGTCATGCGCAGAAGCGGCTGAATTGCCAAACTCTTCCTCAGACGGTTGGGAAGGCATTGGAACTCGGCATCATTAAAAAGCATGAACGTCTTTTGCCACTTTGA